In one Methylocaldum szegediense genomic region, the following are encoded:
- a CDS encoding TerD family protein, with translation MAINLQKGGNVNLSKEAPNLENVLVGLGWDARATDGQPFDLDASLFMVKEDGKVPSDAYFIFYNQKKSPEGSVEHTGDNLTGEGEGDDESILVTLSKVPPEVQRLVVVVTIHDAEARKQNFGQVRNAFVRIVNRDNNQEIVRYDLSEDYSTETAMIFGELYRHSGDWKFRAVGQGYSGGLRALALQHGVNVG, from the coding sequence ATGGCTATCAATCTTCAAAAAGGCGGTAACGTCAATTTGAGCAAGGAAGCGCCGAATCTCGAAAATGTTCTGGTGGGACTCGGCTGGGACGCGCGCGCGACCGACGGACAACCGTTCGATCTCGACGCCAGCCTGTTTATGGTCAAGGAAGATGGAAAAGTGCCGAGCGACGCCTATTTCATTTTTTACAATCAGAAGAAGTCACCCGAAGGCTCGGTCGAACACACCGGCGATAATCTGACCGGCGAGGGCGAAGGTGATGATGAATCCATCTTGGTGACTCTTTCCAAGGTTCCGCCCGAGGTGCAGCGGCTGGTCGTCGTCGTGACCATCCACGACGCCGAGGCGCGCAAACAAAATTTCGGACAGGTCCGCAATGCTTTCGTGCGCATCGTTAATCGCGACAATAACCAGGAGATCGTTCGCTACGACCTGTCGGAAGACTATTCGACCGAAACCGCCATGATCTTCGGGGAACTCTATCGTCACAGCGGCGATTGGAAATTCCGAGCCGTCGGTCAGGGCTATTCCGGAGGACTTAGAGCCTTGGCTCTGCAACACGGCGTCAACGTCGGTTAA
- a CDS encoding phosphoribosyltransferase domain-containing protein, whose product MRNLRRAELETGVLTVEVREAAFPLEELCDFAARNNRKRGFLFLSKVLGKHWPAVPTTMRRVHAYLASKLDLGPGPWLFVAMAETATGLGQGIFEAVLDQHAGANALFLHSTRYRIPGRRFFQFEESHCHAPDQYLYEPLDADQRNVFRNAHELVIVDDEISTGSTLCNLVDTYRAHNPGLARVHFVAITNFSGERCAERFSARLGLPVQCVAALHGAFSFQSADEAYAENTAPAFGANVCEPGFVADRLGRFGIDRQLHVPVDDIRGLVAGLEPPARVLVLGTGEFMHVAFRTGLELEAMGFDVAVQATTRSPILPGAGIGRRLVFADNYGEGIPNYLYNVDPSDYARIIVCHETPPDGLTDLLRQLGPACVPYRYTEPAGLSYS is encoded by the coding sequence ATGAGAAACCTGCGACGGGCCGAGCTCGAAACCGGCGTGCTGACGGTAGAAGTGCGAGAAGCTGCATTCCCGCTGGAAGAACTCTGCGATTTCGCCGCGCGCAACAATCGAAAGCGCGGGTTTTTGTTCTTGAGCAAGGTTTTGGGCAAGCATTGGCCGGCAGTGCCGACGACCATGCGCCGCGTGCATGCATATCTGGCGTCGAAGCTCGATCTGGGGCCCGGTCCCTGGCTTTTCGTTGCCATGGCGGAGACCGCGACGGGCTTGGGCCAAGGGATCTTCGAAGCCGTCCTGGACCAGCACGCCGGCGCGAATGCCCTATTTCTGCATTCCACTCGCTATCGAATTCCGGGACGAAGGTTCTTCCAGTTCGAAGAAAGCCATTGCCATGCTCCCGATCAATATCTATACGAGCCGCTGGATGCAGATCAGCGGAATGTGTTCCGAAACGCGCACGAACTGGTTATCGTGGATGATGAAATCAGTACCGGTTCCACGCTCTGTAACCTTGTCGACACCTATCGCGCCCACAATCCGGGGCTTGCGCGAGTCCACTTCGTCGCCATCACCAATTTCAGCGGCGAACGGTGCGCGGAACGATTTTCCGCGCGCCTCGGTCTACCGGTCCAATGCGTGGCTGCCTTGCATGGCGCCTTTTCCTTCCAGTCCGCGGATGAGGCTTACGCGGAGAACACCGCCCCGGCGTTTGGCGCCAACGTCTGCGAACCGGGATTCGTGGCGGACCGCTTGGGTCGTTTCGGCATCGATAGGCAGCTTCACGTTCCGGTCGATGACATCCGCGGGCTAGTGGCGGGACTCGAACCCCCGGCTCGCGTTTTGGTTCTCGGTACCGGAGAGTTCATGCATGTCGCGTTTCGGACCGGCCTGGAACTCGAGGCTATGGGGTTCGACGTGGCGGTGCAGGCTACCACTCGTTCGCCGATTTTGCCGGGTGCGGGCATCGGCCGACGCCTCGTTTTCGCCGACAACTATGGCGAAGGTATCCCCAATTACCTGTACAACGTCGATCCCAGTGATTACGCACGTATCATCGTTTGCCATGAAACGCCGCCGGACGGTCTGACCGACCTGCTCCGGCAACTCGGGCCGGCTTGTGTACCTTACCGGTATACGGAGCCGGCGGGACTCTCCTATTCTTAG
- a CDS encoding TerD family protein, translating to MGVNLQKGQRISLDKEANGSLTRIVMGLGWDAAKAKTSGFLGSLFGGGGGGNIDLDASCLLFDEQGNLVDAVWFRQLRSRDGSIQHTGDNLTGEGEGDDEQIIVDLPKVPATVKSLVFTVNNYTGQDFSRVENAFCRIVNAADDKELARYDLSCQGNHTAMIMAKVYRHNDEWKMHAIGETGQGRTFEQLLPQIRPHL from the coding sequence ATGGGCGTCAATTTGCAAAAAGGGCAGAGAATCTCGTTGGATAAGGAAGCCAATGGCAGCTTAACCCGGATCGTCATGGGGTTGGGCTGGGATGCCGCCAAAGCAAAGACTTCGGGATTCTTGGGCAGCTTGTTCGGGGGAGGCGGAGGCGGAAACATCGATCTCGACGCTTCCTGTCTTTTATTCGACGAGCAGGGCAATCTGGTGGACGCGGTCTGGTTCCGGCAGTTGCGTAGCCGGGACGGCAGCATACAGCACACAGGCGACAATCTGACCGGCGAGGGTGAGGGCGACGACGAGCAAATCATCGTCGATTTGCCCAAGGTTCCGGCCACAGTGAAAAGCTTGGTGTTCACCGTGAACAATTACACCGGCCAGGATTTCTCCCGTGTAGAAAACGCGTTTTGTCGCATCGTAAACGCCGCGGACGACAAAGAGCTCGCGCGCTATGACCTGAGCTGTCAGGGCAATCACACCGCCATGATCATGGCGAAGGTCTACCGACACAACGACGAATGGAAAATGCACGCGATCGGCGAAACCGGCCAAGGCCGGACCTTTGAGCAGTTACTGCCGCAAATTCGTCCACACTTGTAA
- a CDS encoding TIGR00266 family protein, with the protein MPQFTVTGDVDPFLHVSLRKGEKIFCESDAMVMMEDTLRIKGQMRGGLGQALLRRFANDESIFQQEIEAVDGDGDCLLSPALPGGIEVLEVSPGEAYTLADGAFVAAESSVDIRSRLNNLGGALFGGTGGFVVMEARGQGKLAVSGFGSIFRLDVEPGKDVVIDNNHAVAWSSTLQYEVGVARSGGGLFGSLVNSVTSGEGLVLKFRGRGSVVVCSRNRELFVSQARRAGSA; encoded by the coding sequence ATGCCGCAGTTCACCGTAACCGGGGATGTCGATCCCTTTCTACACGTGAGCCTTAGAAAGGGCGAAAAGATCTTTTGCGAGTCCGATGCGATGGTCATGATGGAGGATACGCTGAGGATCAAGGGGCAAATGCGAGGTGGTCTGGGACAGGCTCTCTTACGTCGTTTCGCGAATGACGAATCGATCTTCCAGCAGGAGATCGAGGCGGTGGACGGTGACGGCGATTGTCTTCTGTCCCCCGCTCTGCCGGGTGGGATAGAAGTTCTGGAGGTTTCGCCGGGTGAGGCCTACACGCTTGCCGACGGTGCCTTCGTGGCGGCGGAGTCTTCTGTGGACATCCGTTCGCGGTTGAACAACCTCGGAGGCGCACTGTTCGGTGGCACCGGGGGGTTCGTGGTGATGGAAGCCAGAGGCCAGGGCAAGCTCGCTGTTTCGGGTTTCGGGTCGATTTTCCGGCTGGATGTGGAGCCGGGAAAGGACGTCGTCATCGACAACAATCATGCCGTTGCCTGGTCTTCTACCCTACAGTACGAAGTGGGTGTCGCACGCTCCGGAGGTGGCCTTTTCGGCTCTTTGGTGAATTCGGTGACCTCAGGCGAAGGCCTGGTCCTCAAGTTTCGCGGGCGGGGCTCGGTCGTGGTATGTTCGCGAAATCGCGAGCTGTTCGTCAGCCAAGCACGACGCGCAGGTTCCGCTTAA
- a CDS encoding TerD family protein — MAINLQKGGNVSLTKTDPGLVNASVGLGWDARSTDGAAFDLDASVFLVGESGKVLSDAHFVFYNQKTSPDGAVVHSGDNTTGAGEGDDEEISVNLSKVDANIQRIVVTVTIHEAESRKQNFGMVRNAYMRVVNKDTNTEIARFDLSEDYSTETAMIFGEIYRYGSEWKFKAVGQGFAGGLKALATDFGVNVG, encoded by the coding sequence ATGGCTATCAACTTGCAGAAGGGCGGCAACGTCAGTTTGACGAAGACAGACCCGGGTCTCGTCAATGCTTCAGTCGGATTGGGTTGGGATGCCCGTTCCACCGACGGGGCAGCATTTGATCTCGATGCTAGCGTTTTCTTGGTGGGCGAGTCGGGAAAGGTCCTTTCCGATGCCCATTTTGTTTTCTACAACCAAAAAACATCGCCGGACGGCGCGGTGGTCCATTCGGGGGACAACACTACCGGAGCCGGTGAAGGCGACGACGAAGAAATTTCCGTCAATCTGTCGAAAGTTGACGCCAACATTCAGCGCATCGTGGTTACTGTGACCATACACGAAGCCGAAAGCCGGAAGCAGAATTTCGGCATGGTGCGTAACGCTTATATGCGCGTGGTCAATAAGGACACCAATACGGAAATTGCCCGTTTCGACCTTTCCGAAGACTATTCCACAGAGACTGCCATGATCTTCGGCGAAATCTACCGGTATGGCTCGGAATGGAAATTCAAAGCCGTGGGCCAGGGTTTTGCCGGCGGGCTGAAAGCGTTGGCAACCGACTTTGGAGTGAACGTCGGCTAA